CCAAGTATAACGATTAGTGGAATGACCTCACCGTCCGCCCTTGGCATCTGAGACGGTGCGGCGCACACAGTGACACCCGATCCCTTGCCTTGCTGTGGGAAAATCGCATTGCTGGGTTGACTATAGCGAGTCATCTATTGATACAAATCTactatgtaggtaggtacggtagTGGTATGACAAGGATGCCACGGCGCAACAAATAGTGGAAGTTGCAGATAGAGTCACGcagtagtttttttttttttttttctctctctctctctcttttttccctttttctcCAGATGCTGTTCTTCCTCCTGATTTAATGTAACGAGCAGCTACCTATAACTATGAATGCTTTCTAACTTTGGTTTCTGTAGAACAAACCAGGACCCTTAATACATCGCCCCGTGCTTCTCGTTAATCGGGCGTCCAAAAAAGCCCTGCGATGCGCCTTCCACTACGTTGTCAGCTTCCAGGCGGGGCCAGCCCAGTGCTCCCTGCACCGCCAGGAAGTCCCCTAGCAACCACTGGAGCTAATCCCTGCCTCCCCGCATTTGCCCAAGCTCTCCAAGCCCCCCCCCCATCCGTCTGCATCCGAACCCCACATGATTGGCTTACGCCGCGCTGCAGCTCTACAAAAGATGCAACAGTGACCTGACAACGCGCGGCGGAAGATAATGTGAGATAAAataccgaccggccggcccaCAAGGTCAGACGGGGGAATGGTTTCATCTCTTTTTCTGATCTTGTCATTGTTCTTTTCATCAGGTATTAAAAGAGCCAGGCCTGCGGCTTTGTACATCCTCTTGGACCCCTACATAAGTTCAACCAAGACATACTactggtacctaggtacctagcttcCAACAGTCTGGACCGTCACAATGTCGACGAATACCACCGCGCAACTCAACGGCCAGGAGGGAAGCGTCGGCTCCTCACGGGGCAAGGCTCCCGACGGCGGCGAGACTCAAATTGGTTTCCGACCACAAACCAACATGAGCGTGCAGCCTCCACGACAGGAAGATTTACAGAAGAGCTATGCAAGCATTGTTGGAGACGAAGCCAACCCCAAGGGCTGGTATGGCACTATGGGTCTGTTCATACTTTATGCCCCTATCATTTTCCCTCTGCACTTTGAGCTTGGCCTTTATCAAATCAAATGTTTGATAGTACACCACAAATAGTGGAGCACCGCATAGCTAACCAACTCACTCGGTAGTTAACGCCTTCGGCTCTGTCATCGGAACGCTGGGTGCCTTCCCCTGCTGCATCTGCTGCCCCAACCCGTACAAGAACGTGCAACAGGGTAACGTCGGCCTCGTCACCAAGTTCGGTCGCTTCTACAAGGCCGTCGACCCGGGCCTGGTCAAGATCAACCCCTTGTCGGAGCGCCTGGTCCAGGTCGACGTCAAGATCCAGATCGTCGAGGTCCCCAAGCAGGTCTGCATGACCAAGGACAACGTGACGCTGCACCTGACTTCCGTCATCTACTACCACATCGTCTCGCCCCACAAGGCCGCGTTCGGCATCGCCAACGTCCGCCAGGCCCTCGTCGAGCGCACCCAGACCACCCTCCGCCACGTCGTCGGCGCTCGCGTCCTCCAGGACGTCATTGAGCGCCGCGAGGAGGTCGCCCAGAGCATCGGCGAGATCATCGAGGACGTCGCTGCCGGCTGGGGTGTTCAGGTCGAGAGCATGTTGATCAAGGACATCATCTTCAGCCAGGAGCTTCAGGAGTCGCTCTCCATGGCCGCCCAGAGCAAGCGCATCGGCGAGAGCAAGATCatcgccgccaaggccgaagTTGAAAGCGCTAAGCTCATGCGTCGCGCGGCTGATGTGCTTTCATCTGGACCGGCGATGCAGATAAGATACCTCGAAGCAATGCAGGCGATGGCGAAGAGTGCGAACAGCAAAGTTATTTTCCTTCCCGCGACGAACCAGACTATTCCAGACATCAACCCTAACCCGAACCTGAACCCTAACCCCGACTATAATGGTGAGGGTGGTAGCAGCCCCTTCCATTTTGGTGATACTCAGGACCCTGGTTACCAGCAGGCACTGCAGGCGCGCATGGTTGAGAACATTTAAATCCCCCTTTAGCCCTCTCTCTTCTTACCTCTTTCACCCGGGTAaccctctctttttttcttttgcgctTTGAACTGCTGTTCCTCGACACCAATACCCCTGCGAGTTATGAGtttgtcttctttttccttgctTTATGAATTGGTGTTTTTTTGATAACTTATATCAACTGACTTACGGGAGGGGCGTGTGGCAATAATGATACCCAGATACCCCTTGGAAGGCAGAGGTGAAagttggggggggggggggggggggcaatGGTACGAAGTAACCGGTTGAAAAAACATGAGCTGAGGTAACCCGCATACAGTCGTCACTTAATCTATTAGTAGTTGCTTGTTCAAATTCAAGTTCTTGTTTTGGCTTTGGGCCAGGCAGTGAAACATCCTGCAAGGCGCCAACAAACGTGACAATCAATCAATAATTATTCTCACGCATCGATCGCTTCGATAGTTGGGCGACTATGCAGCATCCTGGGCATAAGCGTAGGACAGGATAGGTGTTGTACCCACAGCGGAGTTTCCTGTCTTGTCTTAGAGCAACCAATTCTACCAGTTGCATTACCCTGTTGCAATTTACCACAACACCAAACATTTTCCACCGACACACAACACATTCTCAGTTGCTTTCGCAAGCCTCACCAAGCCCACATAACTCCCATATACTCGGTGAACagacggaaaaaaaaactttacATTCAGAATCGAAGGCTGTGGACTCTCGAGCTTGAAAGTCTAACTGGGACAGCAAAATGCCTCTGTAAGCaccttgtttt
The Pyricularia oryzae 70-15 chromosome 1, whole genome shotgun sequence DNA segment above includes these coding regions:
- a CDS encoding erythrocyte band 7 integral membrane protein, which encodes MSTNTTAQLNGQEGSVGSSRGKAPDGGETQIGFRPQTNMSVQPPRQEDLQKSYASIVGDEANPKGWYGTMVNAFGSVIGTLGAFPCCICCPNPYKNVQQGNVGLVTKFGRFYKAVDPGLVKINPLSERLVQVDVKIQIVEVPKQVCMTKDNVTLHLTSVIYYHIVSPHKAAFGIANVRQALVERTQTTLRHVVGARVLQDVIERREEVAQSIGEIIEDVAAGWGVQVESMLIKDIIFSQELQESLSMAAQSKRIGESKIIAAKAEVESAKLMRRAADVLSSGPAMQIRYLEAMQAMAKSANSKVIFLPATNQTIPDINPNPNLNPNPDYNGEGGSSPFHFGDTQDPGYQQALQARMVENI